From a region of the Rhinopithecus roxellana isolate Shanxi Qingling chromosome 8, ASM756505v1, whole genome shotgun sequence genome:
- the ICAM4 gene encoding intercellular adhesion molecule 4, with amino-acid sequence MGSLFPLSLLLFLAAAYPGVGCALGRRIKRAQGPKGSPLAPSGTSVPFWVRMSPEFVAVPPGREVWLNCSNSCPQPQNSSLRTRLRQGKTLRGPGWVYYQLLDVRAWSSQAHCLVTCAGKTRWAITRITAYKPPHRVILEPPVLKGRKYTLRCHVTHVFPVGHLVVTLRLGGRVIYSESLERYTHQDLANVTLTYEFPAGPRDFWKPVICHTRLNLEGLVVRNSSAPITLMLAWSPAPTALASVSIAALVGILLAVGSVYLCKCLSMKSQA; translated from the exons ATGGGGTCGCTGTTCCCCCTGTCGCTGCTGCTTTTTTTGGCGGCCGCCTACCCGGGAGTTGGGTGTGCGCTGGGACGCCGGATTAAGCGGGCGCAAGGCCCCAAGGGTAGCCCTCTCGCGCCCTCGGGGACCTCAGTGCCCTTCTGGGTGCGCATGAGCCCGGAATTTGTGGCTGTGCCGCCGGGGAGGGAAGTGTGGCTCAATTGCAGCAACAGCTGTCCCCAGCCGCAGAATTCCAGCCTCCGCACTCGGCTGCGGCAGGGCAAGACGCTCAGAGGGCCGGGTTGGGTGTATTACCAGCTGCTCGACGTGAGGGCCTGGAGCTCCCAAGCGCACTGCCTCGTCACCTGCGCAGGAAAAACACGCTGGGCCATCACCAGGATCACCGCCTACA AACCGCCCCACAGAGTGATTTTGGAGCCTCCGGTCTTAAAGGGCAGGAAATACACTTTGCGCTGCCACGTGACGCACGTGTTCCCGGTGGGCCACTTGGTGGTGACCCTGAGGCTTGGCGGCCGGGTCATCTATTCCGAAAGCCTGGAGCGCTACACCCACCAGGATCTGGCCAACGTGACCCTGACCTACGAGTTTCCTGCTGGACCCCGCGACTTCTGGAAGCCCGTGATCTGCCACACGCGCCTCAATCTCGAAGGCCTGGTGGTCCGCAACAGCTCGGCACCCATTACACTGATGCTCG CTTGGAGCCCCGCGCCCACAGCTTTGGCCTCCGTTTCCATCGCTGCCCTTGTGGGAATCCTCCTCGCTGTGGGCTCTGTGTACCTGTGCAAGTGCCTATCTATGAAATCCCAGGCATAA